The following DNA comes from Anastrepha obliqua isolate idAnaObli1 chromosome 1, idAnaObli1_1.0, whole genome shotgun sequence.
TCGGTCCATTGTAGAAGAATGCAGCTCAGATGTAGGTAACTGTTcacgtgttttttttatatgttacatacacacatacatacatgtgtatgtacgtatttttaatttctgaatGTCCAAGCAAGCTTGTCCACTTAGCTCGTGTTGTTTAGTCTGGCACATGTGCGCATTGTATGGCATCGAATTAGACTACCGACTGTGCCAAGACGTTCTATTTTAGTAGGGCTGCTTTGCATTCGATCTCGGTTGGAAGGAGTGCGGCGGCAAGCGATGCCACCAAGTGGTCAGCGGGActttgcaaattttcaaaatttcttgccTTTGCGCTGTTCCCCGTATGTCGGTGTCTTGCTGTGCCCACATATGCacccacatacacatacacatgcatggaTGATGTCGACACATGTGTCGCATTAATTATGCCAACGGGGGGTGATGATAAAAAGGGTCCTGTAATTTGTCCTTTAATATAATCCCTACTAAATGCTTATTTCCGCTTTTTGatcttttcctttttctttctctctctctctctctctttcttacTCCAATTACAGTTCGATGCATAGTGTTCCGACGCCTGCATCTTGCGTCAACGATTACGATACACAAAGTTACCAGGAGACGACACTCAGTTCAACGCCAGTTATGCCACAGCTTCAAGTGCCATCAATGACCGCGGCGGCGTCGATGGCGGCGGTCGGTGCATCAACTTCCGCCTACCACTATCCCCATCATCATCCTCATGCTCATGCAGCTTTCGGCGATTATCCCTCTGCCCCACATGCCCATGCGGTCGCCGCAGCGTATCCATCACATCTTCATTCGCATCCACATACACACCCACACCCACATCCACATAACCACCCGCCTCCGCCGCCACATCCGAAtccccacacacatacacagcacGTACCTTCCTACCAACATTACGGTGCGGTGCAATGGTACATGTCGCCACCTGCAGTAACCAACAGCAATGCCATGTGTGCACCTGGTAGTAGTGTCTCGCCAAATGCGTCCGCTTACGGCGTGACGATAGCCCATCCAGCAGCATACAACTACAATTATCAACACCCAAGTGATGCTTACATGAATGGCGTAAATGGCGTTGGCAGCATAGAAAACACCAGCAGTAGAAGCGAATACAATTCCACGCCATATGTGACGCCATCGCCCACCTTGGATCTGAATAGTTCAACAGAAGTGGGCGATCCACATGCGGCATCTGGGCTGACAGCGAAATTGACGTCTTTGCCGCCGAAAGGCAGCGGTAGCTGCAAAACGGGAGGTGTGTCGCAACAATCTTTGCATAATCTGCTGGAGACCACCAACAATAGCGCATCAATGCAGCAAATATCCAATAGCGTTGCCAGCGGTATGAATACGGTTAACGGAAGTTTGTGTGGGTCAAAGAGTGTGGCGGACAATGTGCAGAGATCAAGCGAGAATGCTGCTGTGAGTGCTGGCGGCAGCGGGGACTGTGGAATTCCTAAACGCAGTAAGTACAATTCGATTTGTCAGTGACTAAATATTTGTGCATATGCCTCTCAACTAGAAGCATTAACTACGAGTAAAGGGATAGGTGCGAATGTATCGATATCCGTAAAATctcacttttattataaaataaagaactTTTAAGTCACGGAGTAATAAactttaggcaatcatttaagTAGAAGGAAACATTTCGAGCCAATTATTATAATAAGTCAAGTCAAGAGTGCATGAATCTTATGTATATCACATTGAATCTATAccaggcggcgcaaaattaatcatccatttttttttaaataacttttttgctaataaaaaaaatatattttgagtgactaaaatctttattttgaccttcgcGCTCCATTTCTTTTCCGTTTGTATACGAGGGTCCTTTGAAAAGTTcgcgcaaagtcagagagatggcactactggtgcGTATGAAGTTATGTTTAGTTGGTAGCATCTCTTGGCGGCCAACGTAGCCGAAtggtgttggtgcgtgactaccattcggtagtgcatAGATTCGAATCTTCAAGCTTGAAACAgcacaataatagaaaaagttttttctaatagcggtcgcccctcggcaggcaacggcaaacttccgagtgtattgctgccatgaaaaagcccctcatataaaaatatctgctattcGGCGTCgggttaaaactgtaggtccctccatttgttgaacaacttcaagacgcacatcacaaataggaggagcttggccaaacacctaactgaagtgtacacgccaattatttatttttaacacacttttattagcttgggttgtatgtatgtatgtatgtatgtatgtaacggaatctttgagcttaattttcactggcttctaaaaatcggaTCGACTTGGAAtattgcacacctatcaaggaccgatgataATGCAATAatatgataaaagttttccattatcctattaggattgccaggactaatattttctttttttacctgtgggcaaaaagtaaggtgaatttggttgtaaaatgaaaaatctttatttattcttgtaaatcagtttctcaggctccctccacgaaataagttcttcatcccgattacttctttatcacggccgataactgcatagctttagactcacagtcgataagaaagaaattaaatatatcacgaatatatcgaatcatttattcactgactgcaatgataataataattttcattcataataaaaaatagttaaagaaaaacctaagaaacacgcttttattgctaatcaaactaaaaagtagaaaataaaaaatagtataaaaaaactaaaaaacacgcttttattgctaatcgaactaaaaagtagaaaatacattttattgacaaagagacctataatgaagtaatagcaaatcgaacgatcagtcataatcaactacctcagaacagaattataacaaaaattaagatacaaatagagtaattcaaattagagttaaaagcgtgggatgcatttcgcttcactttcataaccctctgtacatatgtaggtagttgccaatagaatgattgtaatatttactatatcaaacATCCCACGCTTTtgaactctaatttgaattactctatttgtatcttaatttttgttataattctgttctgaggtagttgactatgactgatcgttcgatttgctattacttcattataggttcctttgtcattaaaatttattttctactttttagctCGATTAGCATTTTATTGCgtgattttagtttttttaaactacaaCTACTACAACGTAATtcccatcaagaacaacgcaatcattccagcgccgctatAACATTTCAATGCCTTTTTTTCAGAACGATTTAGCTTTtgtctcaaaataggcctcagtttcagcgataacctcttcatttgaGCTAAATTTCTTACTGGCaagcattttttaggtctgcgaacagccagtagtcgctgggagccaaatctagTGAATagggtggatgtgggagcaattcgaagttcaattcatgtagttgtgccactgctcagaatcatcagtacgttcttgtttttggtcaacagcgaGCAAACGCGCCACCCACTttaaacagagctttctcatagtcaaatgctcatgcaatataaagccaatactttcttttgatatctttacgatatcagctaactcacgcaatttCACTTTTCggtcattcaaaacgattttactGTTTCCTGGTGTTactgcctcatttggacgtccactgcgttgtgcatcgtcGGTGGCTCTACGTTCACATTTGAAGTCAGTCATCGTTAAATTgatgtttctgatggagcggagtccccatagcacttttcaagccattactTCACTTGAAttgtatttttccccatcaagaagcagtgtaaaattaaaatacgaaattctGGCGTGGTATTTCCAAGCCGTAAAATAGTgcgatgccatatttttttaggttttcatGTACAGAATTTAGTCTTAAGTTAGTTTAGTTTAGCCAGATTGCTTCTCTAAGCCAACACAGTCGGTGGCCGTAAGGCCTATTGTAATACCTGAATTGGTTTCCCATCtcttaactaagttgcttaaacccttttagatatttttaagaaggtaactagacTTATAGtgagaaattttgcaaatttcccagatcTTCAAAGAattaatcgccaagatatttgaagtgcaggacattcacagaggaggtatATTATTATACCGacacaatttcttcttcatcaccccaactcctgcagaagtcattgtgtggcatacccattctactggctagggtgtcAATAGTACAGTGATCCGTTATAACATCTGTGAGGACGCTGATAGTTGATTTGTTGAGTCCAACCAGACATTTTTCGCTTTTAAGATTAGCGTCAGAGTAAATTTTAGTCAGAGGCCACATTCTATTGGTTTCTGCAATTACGCTCAAGACAATCGCAGTGTATAGTTCGTTTAGTAGAATGCtgatgtcctctaccactcgctgaagggcaagctcagagccttttcTTGCACACttatccgctctttcatttccctccactttAGAGTGGGCggggacccaacaaagtgtgatgttgttggataagcgaaagcgacctcctgcattctttaacagATCTTTAATTAATAaggccagtgccttgatcgATGCTTGACTATCGACAAAAATGGTATGGCTTGCTGGAGGTAAGTCCATCAGTATTATCGTTTTTAGGACAGACGTTCGGTTGCTGGTCGGtaatattacaggacacaacccatggggttatgctgatatgaccaccattggaatcattgaggacccgatgtgcctgccttgcttggaggagacggatagcactgagcgctttctctgtgagtgtcctgcctttgctagagcaatgctacgagttttgggttccgatatcatgggaatgagtgatattcgttctctaaaactgggggatatttacagatttgccaaagaagctggaaaattctcacaagaGTAATTACcttttgtctctgtctctattctattctatcactttctctgatacttttctcctttcctccttcaCTATCTATCCTCTTTCCAGAGCACAATAGACTTTTTAGCGTGAgagttttaggagccaccaaatttcGTTTTAACTACTTTGTCTATCTCAGCTGAGAAGACGCTATGTCAATCTGTCTAAAAGAACAATTTAAGAATAATTGCCCCGAGTACACCCTCGATTCAGTGCCATTGTTCATCTTTGATCCTAGTCTTAAGTTCATGTCGATGAATAAAGAGTTGTTTTCCAATAAGCTAATCGCTCTTCTACTTTTATCATTTATCCCGCATAAGCTAGCATAAGGCCGAAGATGCAATAGCTTCTCAGCTTTTATTATTCTATAATTTAGTTACAGTTCCAATAGTTCAATAATAAATAAGCTGTGCCCAGTGTACCATAAATTTGGCCTGCAGTAAAATATTcgcagtattttttatttctaaacacGAAACCtacaatacataaaattttattaatatttaaaacaaatttaaagtaaaaataaaaataatattgtgcaTCACACAGGACAAAATTAAACCAAGCCAAGTGGCTACAGTTTTATAACCGTTTTACATATTTCATAGGCGCTATTTGTTCCTCGAGAAacttaaatgcaattttttgcctAATACCTTGCCGGGTAATAGATATACTAATTTATTTAGAAGTTTCAAGAAAATAAGTACCAAAACCACCTCTTTAAGTGGAAGgtgatgatttaaaaatatctcTTAAAATATActccattaaattttacaaggaagtattaattttaaaCGAAGTTttagaaatgaatttttaaataatttagttcAACTGCTGAGCACCAACTTTAGAGCTAAAATATTAGAGTGACAACGAACTTTTTTGAAACGGCAGTGAACTCCAAAAAGACAAAAGTCAACCTCCGACGGTAAttcagccatgaaaaatcttatcaaaaaaattgtttgctgcaCGCAGATGACGTAGGTCAAATTGTGTGGTGTGTAATTCTCTAAAGTATTCAATTCTCAAAGTGTTGTTACAACTCTTGTCAAAGAgcctcaacatttttttaaggtttaaggggttaggggtaggcagaggcccgaaaaaattatgattttcaataattatttttgctattactatattttacaaaaatagaaaCATAGCATTAACCCACCATGTTTCGACTTAACTTtagcaaagttaaaaaaaataaaataagttctcgctgttttttttttgataaaaatacaactttattttgaaaaaatggttacaagtgaatcattgaaagtattacccatagctggctactactttttcttatcttcctggtagatctcgtataccgtcgcggtaaaactgttcatcttttgaggttaTCCACGGATCAGGCCattttttgatggtttcatatgaatggaactgctggtcagccagacaatgtgccatcgatcgaagCAGGTGATAATTGGAcgacgcaatatctggagatctggggaatatggcgggtggagtaggatttcccatttcagtgtttccaggtaggctttaacgggcttggcaacgtgaggccgagcgttgtcattctgtagaatcactttttcatgtttctccgcgcagtgctcggctcaatcgcatcaattgaagtcgatacc
Coding sequences within:
- the LOC129235342 gene encoding muscle-specific homeobox protein tinman — translated: MLQHQQQSQVSQGYYDYNQSSPTNFNNSDSLNTTPFSVKDILNLVNQNENYEVFGTLESSMHSVPTPASCVNDYDTQSYQETTLSSTPVMPQLQVPSMTAAASMAAVGASTSAYHYPHHHPHAHAAFGDYPSAPHAHAVAAAYPSHLHSHPHTHPHPHPHNHPPPPPHPNPHTHTQHVPSYQHYGAVQWYMSPPAVTNSNAMCAPGSSVSPNASAYGVTIAHPAAYNYNYQHPSDAYMNGVNGVGSIENTSSRSEYNSTPYVTPSPTLDLNSSTEVGDPHAASGLTAKLTSLPPKGSGSCKTGGVSQQSLHNLLETTNNSASMQQISNSVASGMNTVNGSLCGSKSVADNVQRSSENAAVSAGGSGDCGIPKRRDISHVTSSRSELRKNGKPRCKRKPRVLFSQAQVLELECRFRLQKYLTGAEREVIAHKLNLSPTQVKIWFQNRRYKSKRGEIDGDTLSAKLKADSTSGVMAAGGVMWGQLHRQHQSHPQQTTAQMMHHS